The genomic interval GCAGAGCACCATTCCCTGCTACTACTCGGATGGGGAGAACATCATCAGCGGGCTGGTCGGCACGGGTGAGCTGGTCCTGGGCACGAAGCGGATTCCCCTGGAGCGCGGCAAGGCCCAGTCCGTGCCGCCCAAGGAGCCGTTCCAGATCGTCAACCCCGGCCCCGAGCCCCTCATGGCGGAGATTCGCCCGGAACCCGCGCGTGAGTGGCAACCGGCGACGTCCTTCTGGGAAGCCCAGCCCGGGAAGTTCGTCACCGGGGACCAGGTGTTCTTCGAATACGTCTTCTCCACGCCCTGAAAAGACAGACCGACCATGCACCAGCCTCCGCTTCCTCCTCATGCCTCGGGTGTGCCGTGGGTGGGGGACTCCGTCGAGTTCGGACGGAACCCCAAGCGGTTCGTGTTGAAGCGGCAGGCCCGGTTCGGCCCGGTCTTCATGGGTCACATCCTCGGAGCGTCCACGGCCGTCATGGTGGGGCCGCAGGCGCTCCGGTTCGTCCTCTCATCGCATCGCCATCACTTCGTCTCAGGGCCCGGCTGGCCTCGCGGGCTGGGCATGTTGATGAGCGGGGCCCTGATGATGAAGGACGGCGACGTGCAACTGCGGACCCGCCGCCTCCTGGCGCCGGCGCTCGCGGGCTCGGCCCTGGCCAGCTACACGCCGGTGATGGAGGCGACGGCGCGGCGCCATCTGGACCGCTGGGTCCAGCAGGGCCGGCTGTCGCTCTACGACGGGCTCAAGGGGCTCACGTTCGACACCGCCAGCCAGCTGCTCTTCGGCACGCCCGAGGGTGCCGACACCGGGCGGCTGGGGCAGCTGTTCGCGACGTATACGGCGGGCATGCAGGGACTCCACCCCGTGGTGCCGCTGCGGGTGCCATTCACTCCCTTCGGGCGGGCCTTCGCGGCCCGCTCGCAGATGCTGCGAGAGGTGACTCGAATCATTCGGGAGCGGGAAGGGACCACCGGCTCGGATGCGTTGGCGAGGCTGCTCGAGTCGCGCAAGGAGCAGGGCGAAGGTTCAGGGGCCGACGCGCTCGCCGAGCAGGCCTTCTTCCTGCTCTTCGCGGGACATGAGAGCACGAGCTCGCTGACGACCTCGGCGTGCTTGGAGTTGTCGCGGCATCCCGGCCTGCTCGACACCGCGCGCGAGGAGGCGCAATCGTTGGGGGAGGGCCCGCTCACGATGGAGCGCGTGGAGCGGCTGCCCTTCCTGGAGCAGGTGCTGCTGGAGACGGAGCGGCTCCATCCGCCGTTCTCGGGCAGCTTCCGGCAGGTGGTGAAGCCCTTCGAGTTCAACGGCTTCCGGGTGCCCGAGGGCTGCCGGGTCTTCTACTCCATCAACGGGACGCACGGAGACCCCGCGACGTTCCCGGAGCCGGAGCGCTTCACCCCGGAGCGCTTCACCCCGGAGGCGGCCCGATGTGCCCGGCATGAGCTGGGATTGGTGGGCTTTGGCGCGGGCCCGCGAAGCTGCCTGGGCATGGGCTTCGCGAAGCTCCAGGCGAAGGTCGTCCTCGCGCTCCTGCTGCGGGACTACGAGTGGAGCCTCCTGCCGAAACAGAGCCTGGACCTCGTGTATCTGCCCTCGCTCTTTCCAAAGGACCATCTGCGGGTCTCGTTCCGGCGGCGCGCCGCCGAGGAGCCCCGGCGCAGGGGGACGGCATGAACAAGGTGCGGATCGGCAAGGTCGTCATCGTCGGGGGTGGTGTCGCGGGCAGCAGTCTGGCCATCCATCTGGCGCGGGCGGGCCGCGAGGTGCTCATCGTGGACCGGCCCCTGAAGCTGGACCTGCTCGTGGGTGAGTCGCTGTTGCCGCCCGCCACGGCCATGCTCCAGGAGCTGGGCATCGAGGATCAGGTGAAGGCGTGCTCCACGCTCAAGCGCGGCGTGGCCTTCGTCATGCGCACCGGGCGCGTGCTGCTGCTCAACCTCCAGACGCTGACGGGCCTGTCCGCGTCCTACGCGTACAACGTCCCCCGTCCTCGCTTCGACGAGCTCTTGCGGACGCGGGCCCAGGAGGTGGGCGTGCGAGTGGTGCATCACGCCGCGCGCCTCCAGGTGGACGGGGGCCGCGTGGAGCTCTCACCGGAGACGTTGGAGGCCTGTGGGCTCCAGCAACCGCCGGACCTCGTGATTGATGCCACCGGACGTGCGCGCATGTTTGGCCGGGCCATGGAGCTGCCGGGCGTGGCGGGCAAGCGCAACGACACGTGTCACTTCGCCCACTTCGAGAACGTCGAGCTGGGCGTCACGTTGCCGGGCTGCGCGGTCATCACGGCGATGAAGACGGGGTGGGCCTGGCGCATCCCTCTGCCGGACCGGATGAGCGTGGGCGTGGTGCAGGACACTGCTCACCTCACCGCCTATGGCAGCACGCCCGAGGAGCGGCTCGAGCAGGCCTTGCGCGACGACCCCATCATGGCCGCCGCCACGCGCGACGGGCGGCGGCTCACTGGGGCACGCGTCTACAACAACTACCAATGGCGCTATGAACGCTTCCGGGGACCGAACTGGGTGCTCGTGGGGGACGCTGCGGGCTTCGTCGACCCCACGCTGTCCTCGGGTGTGCTCCTGTCGCTCCAGGGCGCCTCTGGCCTTGCGAAGGCACTCACGTCGGATGACGTCTCGAGCGCGCTCAACCGCTGGGAGGCGACCTATCGCGAGAACATCGCCACCTGGCAGGAGCTGGTGGACTCGTTCTACGACGGGCGGCTGTTCGCCATGATCATGCAGGGCGAGGACTTCGCGCGGAACAACGAGCTGCTTGGGCCCTTCAACCGGCACATGGAGCGCAACGTGGCTGGCGCCGTGCTGGGCGCGCGGACGACCCATTGGTACAGCCAGCGGCTGGTGCGGATGATCATCAACCACGGGCTGGTGCGATACCAGCCCGGGGAGTGGGCCATCCGCTGAGGCCTGGTGCTCAGCTCGCCGCGGACCGCGCGAAAGGGCAGGTGCCGCGGCGGACCGGCAGCCCCTCCGCGGGCACCAGGTGGATGCCATCCGCCTTGGGAACCACACGGGGCGTGGCCAGCTCCAGTCCGGCCTGGAGAATCATGGCGGCGGTGACCACCTTGAGCTCCAGCAGCGCGAACTTCTGCCCCAGGCAGCGCCGGTTCCCGCCGCCGAACGTCGTCCACTTGTGCGCGGCGGGAGGACTGCCCAGGAAGCGCTCCGCACGGAAGTCGTCCGGCTCCGAGTAGAGGTCTCTGCGCCGGTGCAGCAGATAGGGGGAGTTGATCAACACGGTGTCCGCCGGGAGCTCGTACTCGCGCAGACGCATGGGCGCCTTGAGCACCCGTCCACCGCAGATGGGCGACAGCGAGCGGTTGCGGAGGCACTCCTTGAGGACCGCGTCGAGGTAGGGGAGCGAGGACAGCCGCGACTCGTCGAGCTCTCCGCCGGTGTGGACGGTGTCCAGCTCCGCGCGCAGCCGCTCACGGACCTCGGGCAGGGCCATCAGTCGCTCGGCCACCCAGGTCAACGCGACCGCCGTGGTCTCCAGTCCCGCGATGAGGAGCGCGACGGTCTCATCGCGTATCTCCCGGTCGGTCAGCCGCAGGCCGTCCTTTCCCTCGGCGCGGATGAGCAGGGACAGCACGTCCTCCGCGGTGGCGAGTCCCGGGTCGGCTCGCTTGCGTGCAATCTCCGCGAAGAGCAGCGCGTCGGTGTCGCGGACGATGCGGACGATTCGTCCCCAGGGACTCAAGGGGCCCAGGTCCCACCGCAGCGCGGGAATCAGCAGCATCTTCGAGCCCATGCCCAGGCTCGCCACCTGGGAGATGAGCTTGAGGAAGCGGCCATGGCCAGGCGCGGTGTCATCCAGGCCCAGCACCGTGCGGAAGATGATGCGCAGCGCGATGTCCTGCATCTGGGGTTGGAGCGGGAAGCGCTCGGTCCGGGGCCAGCGCTGGATGGCCGCGGTGGCAATGGCATACATCGCCCCCGCATGTCGCTCCACGTGCCCCCCTCGGAACGGCGCCTGGACCAGCTCGCGGCGGCGGGCGTGGGCTTCACCGTCCAGCGTGAGCGTGCAGTTCCATCCAGTCAGAGGGGAGAAGACGCTGCCGGCGGCCTCGCCCGCGTGAAGGAGGTCCGGGCTCCCGGTGTACATCTCCTTGAGGTCGTCTGGATTCGACAGACAGACCTGCTTCCGGCTCCCGGGGAACTGGAGCGTGAAGAGGTCGCCGAACCGCGTGACGCACTCGTCCAGGAACGCGAGGGGGTTTTGGAAGAAGCGGAAGCCCTGGACCGCCGCGGAGGCGGGGGGGCCAGGAGGCAGCTCATGTCTGGTCATGGACACACCTGGGACTGGCTCGAGAGGGACCCTGGAGTGCGAGAGCTATCACTGTAGAAGACTGTCAGTGTATCGCGTCTCGCTCACTTCGTTGGGAACCGGATGGAGATGAGTCCATGGACACGCACGCGGATGGAACGACGGCGGTGGATGTCCTGGTCGTAGGCTCGGGCGCTGGAGCCATGACAGCCGCGGTGCGCGCCGCGCACCTGGGCGCCAAGGTGCTGCTCATCGAAAAGAGTGCTCGTTACGGTGGTTCATCCGCCATGTCCGGCGGCTGTGTCTGGATTCCCAACAACCGCTTCATGAAGAAGGCGGGCATCGAGGACTCCGACGCGGAGGCGATGCGCTACCTGCGGACGCTCACCAAGGGCCGCATCGCCGAGGAGCGGCTGGAGGCGTGTGTCTCCGAAGGCCGCGCCATGGTCGACTTCCTCCAGGACCACTCGGACGTCGCCATGGGCATCATCCCCGCGTACCCGGACTACTATCCGGAGGTGCCTGGCGGGAAGAGCAGTGGCCGCTCGCTGGAGGCGTTGCCGTTCCACGGCTCGGAGCTGGGGGCGGACTTCTACGACATGCGGGAGAGCCATCCCCAGATGCTCTTCCTCGACGAGATCTCCCTCTCGTTCCCCGAGTCGCGCCACGCGATGCACCGGCGTCCAGGCTGGGTGGGCCTGATGATGAAGACCCTGGCTCGCTACTGGCTGGACGTGAAGGGCCGGCTGAAAGGCCGCAGGGACCGGCGCGTCTGCCTGGGCGCCGCGCTGGTGGCCCGGCTTCGGGGGACGCTGGCGAAGCAGGGCGTGCCCCTGTGGCTGAACACGGGCTTCAAGGACTTCGTCGTCGAGCAGGGCCGGGTGGTAGGCGTGGTCGCGAGCCGAGGCGGACAGGCGTGCCGTATCCTCGCGCGCCAGGGCGTCATCCTCGCGGCCGGAGGGTTCGAGCGGAACAACGCCATGCGCGAGAAGTATCTGCCCGCGCCTACCAAGGCGGAGTGGAGCACGGGCAACCCGGAGAACACGGGTGATGTCATCTCGGCGGGCATGAACCTGGGCGCCGCGACGGACTTCATGGAGGACGCATGGTGGGGACCCACCAATCCGATTCCAGGCCGGCGCGCGGGTGTGGCGTACATGTTCGTCACGGAGCGCTCCGTTCCAGGAGGCATCCTGGTGAACCGCGACGGCGTGCGGGTCGTCAACGAGTCCGCGCCCTACAGCGACATCGTGAGGGCGATGTACGCAACGCCGGACAGCGAGGGGCGGCCGAGTGTCCCGCTCTACCTGGTGGTCGACGCCGCGTTCCGGCGCAGGTTCAGCCTGGGGCCCATCATGCCCGGCGTGCCGGACGCCAAGGTGCCCAAGCACTTGTTCGAGCAGCGCTTCCTCGTCCGGGGAAACACCCTGGATGACCTGGCGGCGCAGGTGGGCATCCGCGCGGACGGCTTGAGGGAGACCGCCGAGAAGATGAACCGCTACGCACGCGAGGGGAAGGACCCGGACTTCCATCGCGGTGACAGTCTTTACGACGCCTGCTGGTCGGATGCGTCCTATGGGCGCAATCCCTGTCTCGGGACGCTGGCCGAGCCGCCGTTCTACGCGGTGGAGGTGTATCCCGGCGACATCGGAAGCCGGGGGGGCTTGCGGGTGGATGCCCATGCACGGGTGCTGCGCGCGGACCAGGAACTCATCCCGGGGCTGTATGCCATTGGAAACTGCTCCGCGCCTGTCTATGGGGACAGCTATCCGGGGGCAGGGGCCACGCTGGGTCCGGCGATGACCTTTGGCTACGTGGCCGCGAACCGGGCCCTGGCCGGCGGCGCGTGAAGGTGCGTCTGGAAGGCGAGGCGCTGTCCGCCCGAAGACGCCGCCTCGCGGGCCCCTGGAGGGGGTTGACGACGTCCCGTACCTTGGTGCGTGGCTGTTGTCGCGCGCGAAGGAGGCCGGGGCATGCACGGCTGGGTGAGCAGGGTGGTGCTGGTGCTCGTCTCGGTGGGAAGCAGCGCCCGCGCGGAGGCCCCGGACGAGGTGAGCCACAAGGTGGAGTTGCTCATGGACTGCGGCTTCCTCGCGGGAAGCGAACGGCTCACCGTCGTGGTGAGCGCTCCGAAGTCCGTGGCCCAGGGGCGCTCCTACACGCTGACCTTCCAGAATGGCGAAGGTATCGTGCCGAAGAGCCGGGGGCCCATCAAGATCCACGAGATTCACGACATCGAGCTCACCCTCGGCTTCGCGTCCACGGCCCGCCTGGTTCCGGGCTCGGTGAGCCTGGAAGGGGGGCTCAACGTGGGGGAGACCTCGGTCTTCATCGATGCTCGGAACAACCAGCTCACCTATGTCCTCGCGACCAATGGGACCCGGATTCCGGCGGGGATGCGCTACACGCCGCCCCGGGTGCGCTGGCAGGTGCTCAACGAAGCCCAGCCGGGGGCCGAACTGCCGGTGCGCATCGAGCGCATCGCCATCCAGAGCCGCAGCAGCCTGGGAACGAAGCGCGTCGTCTGCAATCCGGAGCCGGAGGACTCGGTCCTCGTGCGCACCCGCTCGGTGGCCATGTCCCGCTGAGGCTGGGCGCGCGAGGGACGTGTCCTCCAGGAGGTGGGCATGACTGAGCCATGGGGGCCGTGGGTGATGTGGCTGCGGAGCATCCGCCTGGAGGACGTGGGGCGCGTGGGCGCGAAGGCGGCGCGGCTGGGGCAACTGGTCCACGGCGGCTTCGACGTGCCCGATGGCTTCGCGCTCACCGTGGACGTGCTCGCGCACTTCCTCCATCACCATGGCTTGAGCGTCAGCAGTGACGCCAGGGTCCTCCACGAGTCGCCGCTGCCCGAGGACGTGTCCGCGCGGCTCGGGGCGGCCCTGACGGAGCTGGGGGAGGGCGCGGTGGCGGTGCGCTCCTCGGGTGTGGAGGAGGATGGCGCGGCGGCCTCCTTCGCGGGCCAGTACGACACGGTGCTCGACGTGCGAGGCCTGGAGGCGCTCGAGGCCGCGGTGCGCCGGTGCTGGGCGTCCGCGCTCGGCGAGCGGGTGCGCCTGTATGCGAAGCGGCGGGGGCGCGAGGTGTCGCTTCGGATGGGGGTGTTCGTCCAGAGGATGCTGTCTCCAGAAGCCGCGGGGGTGATGTTCACCGCCCATCCGGTGACGGGGGCTCGAGGCGAGGTGCTCATCCATTCCGTGCGAGGACTGGCCGAGCGCCTGGTGTCCGGCGAATGTGTCCCGGACGAGTGGACGGTGCGCGGAGACGACGTGCGGTGCCATGCGAATGTCGAGCACAGCCTGACGGCCGCGCAGGCCCATGCGCTGGCGATGCTGGCGCGCCGGGTGGAGCGGCTCTGTGGCCAACCCCAGGACATCGAGTGGGCGTTGACGGGCGGCCGGCTGCTGCTGCTCCAGGCGCGCCCCATCAGCGCGTTGCCCGGCCCGGCGGCGCGGGCTCCGGCGCATTGAAGCGCCGGGCCTCGCCGCCAGGTGATGGAGGGTCAGACGTCCGGCAGCGGCCGTCCATGCACGCGGGCGACGATGCTGTCGAACAGGTCCCGGGCGCTCACGGCCATGTCGCTGGGCCCCACGGTGGCGCCCTTGCCCTGCACCACGATTTCCAGCTTCGTGGTGGTGTCGTTCACCTGGTGGACGACGATGGAGTGCTGGGCGCGTTCGACGTATGAGCTGCCGGAGGTCTTCCGGGCCACTTCGATGATGCGGACAGGGGCCTCGACGGTGCCTTCCACGACACCCAGGCGGAACGTCATCTCGAACTCGATGGTGATGAAGTTCCGCACGATGTTGTGCGTGCGGAAGCTCACATCGTAGTCGGGCTCGACGTTCCAGGTGACACGCCACTCGTCGATCTGCCGACGGTCGACCAGGGTGTCCGGATTCTTCATCGCCTCGAACACGGCCAGGATGGGCGCATGCACGAAGCCCCGGCCATGGCCGAAGACGACGTCATCCTTGCCCGTGCCATCCACGGTGGAGAGCCGCTCCGGGTAGGGATCTCCAGCCTGCGCGGTGGGCTCCGGCGCGGTGGATTCCTCGAGCGGCTCCAGTCCCGGCGGCGCCGGGGTTTCCTCCGAGCTGTCGCAAGCCGACAGCAGCGCGGTGGAGAGCAGTGCCACCGCGAAAAGCCGAGCACGCATGGAAACCTCCCGTGTCCTTCGAATGAACTTCGTGGGACGACGTGTTGCCATGGCAGTCTTTCCTGACGGTGGAGGTGCGATTCCAGGCCCCCCGCGCCGTGCGTCACGATGTTGTTCATCTATCAATAGTCGGTGAGCCCAGTCCCCAGCCCGCCAACCCGCCGGATGTCCGCGCGGAGCCCCTCCCATGAGCCGCCTCGGGTTCACCCTGGCGACACAATCTGTTGCGTTCTTGCAACACGGAGTCTCATCCGAGGAACACGACGCGACGGATGTTGTCGTTGGTGCGACGAGCCCTGGTGCGATGTGTCGCAAAATACCTGCATCCACTCGCCGGCTCTTCAGAAGCCTCGCTTCGAGCTGCGTGATGTGTTGCTGTAGCGTAATCCGCATCAACATTGTTCGATTGTGAGAAATAAAAAAGATTGATCTGGCTGGATATTGTCGCCTAGTTTGGACAAGGCAGAGTCCTGGCTTTTGGGGAATGACAGGCTTGACTCCTCTCGGTGAATACATCCGAGGCGGAGGTCTTCGTGCGAGGTTTCAACGCGAGTTGGGGGCAGGTGTCATGGAGGAGTCGCGTTTCCGGCCGATTGCCATTGTCGGCATGGGGGGCGTATTCCCGAAAGCAGCCAATCCCGAGGCATTCTGGGAGCGGTTGCAGACGGGGCCCACCGCCATTCGAGAGCTGAATGAGCGTGAATTGCAACGGACAGGCTATTACGACGCGGACAGAGCCGCCGCGGACCGGACGTATTGCAAGCATGCCGCCCCGTTGGATGAGCTGACGCTCGATTTCCGGAAGTATCGCATTCCACCCAAGGTCGCCCAGGATATGCACCGCACGCAGCTCGCGTTCCTGGAGGCGACCGCGCAGGCGCTCGCGGATTCTCAGGCGGTGGTGAGAGGCGTGGCGCCGGAGCGGATTGGCTTCACGTTGGGCTCACTCGGTGGGGGGCTTCGCCCGGACACGCGGGTCCGCACGCGTCTGTTGGATATGGACGCGTGTCTTTCACGTGCCCTGCGTGAGGTTCAGCTGGACGAGCCGCTGGCTGAAGACATCCGGATGTCGACGGTCCGACGGGTCGAGCAGGAGATGGCGGGTATCACCGAGGACGAAGCCATCGCCTCCTTCAGCAGTGTATGGGTGGGGCGGGCCGCCAAGCTCTTCGACATCCGAGGTCCCCACGCCACGGTGGATGCGGGTTATGCCTCCACGCTGGCCGCCCTCCAGACGGCGAGTGCCCAGCTGAACGCGGGGGACTGTGACGTGGCGTTGGCCGCGGGATGCAGTCAGTTGCTCACACCGCATGACCTGGTCGCGTTCAGCAAGCTGGGGGGCCTGTCCGTCTCGACGCTGGCGCCGTTTGATCGCCGGGCCAGCGGGACGTTGTTGGGGGAGGGGGTGGGCGTCTTCGTCCTGCGCCGGCTGGATGACGCGCTGTCGGCGGGCGAGCGAGTCTACGCGGTCCTGCGTGGCATCGGCGCGGCGTCGGACGGGCGAGGCAAGTCCCTCATGGCGCCCAACTCGCGGGGGCAGGTGCTCGCGATGCGCCGGGCCTATGCGCAGGCGGGCTACGCGCCTTCCAGCGTGCAGTACGTGGAGTGCCATGCCACGGGCACCATCCTGGGCGACGTCACGGAGTTCCAGAGCCTGAAGGAAGTCTTTGGCGGGCAGCTCGCGGCGGGGAGCGTCCGGCTGGGGGGCGTCAAGGAGTTGACGGGGCACCTCCAGGCGGCGGCGGGGGCGGCGGGGCTCATGAAGGCCACCCTCGCGCTGCACCACAAGGTCCTGTTGCCGCAGCATTCGTTCGAGGAGTCGGCGGAGGGAATCGACCTCCAGCAGAGTCCTTTCTACATCTCGAACCAGGGCACGCCCTGGCCCGAGGTGACGCAGGGCCTCCGGCGCGCGTCGGTCAGCGCGTTCAGCTTTGGCGGCATCAACTACCACCTGACGCTGGAGGAGTTCTCCCAGGCGTATCACTCGGACCTGGTCCGGACGCTCAACGCGCCTCAGCCCGCGGAGCCCGTCGCCATCGTGGGATTGGGAGGTGTCTTTCCCCAGGCGGGCAATGCGCAAGAGCTCTGGGAGAACCTGCTGCACAAGCGCTGCGCCATCGGAGAGATTCCCGCAGAGCGCGCGCCCATCGACCGTTACCTGGACCCGACGCGGCAGAGCAAGGTCCGGCCCTACACCAACCTCGCGGGCTACATCGTCGACGGCGCCTGGCCACAGGAGCAGGTCCGTGTGCCGCCGAAGATGGCCTCGCAGATTGACCGGGGCCACAGCTGGACGATGAAGGCGGCCCTGCAAGCCCTCTCCGATGTCGGAGCGAGCCAGCGGGCCGTGGACCCCTCCCGCATCGGTGTGGTGATGGGGTACCTGCCGCCGCTGGAGCGCGAGTTCCAGACGCAGGCGCGCGTGTACTACGCGGAGTTCGACGCCCGGCTCGCGGAGCAGCTCCGGAGTCACGGCGTCGACGATGCGACGGCGGCGCGGCTGCGCGAGGTCTCCGAGCGGCTCTACAAGAGCGAGCTGCCCCCCATCACGGAAGACACATTGCTGGGGTACCTGGGGAGCCTGTCGGTGGGGCGCGTCGCACATCACCTGGACCTCCAGGGGCCGATGCTCATGGTGGAGAGCGCTTGTGCCTCCAGCCTGGCGGCGCTGGACATCGCCATGAACCAACTGCGCACCCGGCAGTGTGACCAGGTGCTCGTCGGGGGCATGTACGCGTCGCTGGGCGTGGATGCCCTGAGCCAGTGCTGCTCGTTTGGCGGGCTGTCGCAGAAGGGCTCCTTTCCGTTCGATGCACGGGCCGACGGCTACATCACGAGCGAGGGTGCCGCGCTCATCGCCGTGAAGCGCTTGTCCGACGCGGAGGCCGCGGGAGACCGCATCTACGCGGTGGTGCGCTCGGTGGCGGGGGCCACGGACCCGAAGAGCGCCTCCATCTGGGCTCCGTCCTCGGAAGGACAGGTGCAGGCGGTTCGCAGGGCGGTGGAGAAGGCGGGCGTCAAGCCCACGGAGGTCCAGTACGTGGAGGGGCACGGAACGGGCACTCCCGTGGGTGACCCCATCGAGGTGCAGACGTATCAAGCCGTCTACGGACGGGCGCCCTCGGACGGAAAGCTGCTCCTGGGCTCCGTGAAGTCGAACGTCGGCCACTTGAACTCCGGCGCGGGCGCCGTGGCGTTGACCAAGGTCGCGCTGGCGCTGCATCACAAACAGGTCCCGCCGAACATCGGCTTCGAGAATCCCAACCCGCGCATCCCGTGGGAGCAGGTGTCCTTTGAGGTGCCGACCGAGGCGCGGCCTTGGGAGTTGGAGGGCCCGGGACTCCGGCGGGCCGGCGTGACGTCCTTCGGCTTGGGGGGAACGAGCTTCCACGCCGTCGTCGAGGAGTACCCGTCGAGCCCCCAGAAGCGCCCGCTCCAGGTGAGGACGCCTGAGCCCGAGCGCGCTCCTTACCTGGGGCTCTCCGGCACGAGCCGTGAGGACATCCTCCAGCAGGTGGGGCAGTGGCTCCAGTCGCTCGAGCGGGAGCCGGGCCTGGAGCTGAGAGGAGCACGAGGGGAGTCCTCGCTGCCGTGCCGCCTGGCCATGACCCTTCCAAAGGGCCCCGCCGCGCGCAAGGCGCTGGAGCGGGCTCGCACGTTGTTGGCGGGGACGGGCTCACCGAGCCTGCCGGAGCAGGGCATCTTCTTCTACGACAGCCGCGACGAGCGCCAGCTGCACCTGGGGAAGGTCGCGGCGGTCTTCCCGGGGCAGGGCCCGCAGTACGCGAACATGCTCCGGGAGCTGGCGGCGGAGTACCCGGTGGTTGCGCGGACGCTCGCGGAGGCCGACCAGGTCTTCACGTCGATGACAGGGGAGCCGCTCTCTCGGACGTTCTGGGTTCCGCCCGGGACGGAGGACACCTACCGGCAGGATGATGACACGGTCCATGCGGCGGTCTTCGTCGCGAACGTGGCGCTCTACCGGCTCATCCGAGAGCAGGGCATCCGGGTCGATGTCTTGCTGGGCCAGAGCGCGGGTGAGTACGCGGCGCTCGTCGCGAGCGGCGTGCTCTC from Myxococcus stipitatus carries:
- a CDS encoding beta-ketoacyl synthase N-terminal-like domain-containing protein; amino-acid sequence: MEESRFRPIAIVGMGGVFPKAANPEAFWERLQTGPTAIRELNERELQRTGYYDADRAAADRTYCKHAAPLDELTLDFRKYRIPPKVAQDMHRTQLAFLEATAQALADSQAVVRGVAPERIGFTLGSLGGGLRPDTRVRTRLLDMDACLSRALREVQLDEPLAEDIRMSTVRRVEQEMAGITEDEAIASFSSVWVGRAAKLFDIRGPHATVDAGYASTLAALQTASAQLNAGDCDVALAAGCSQLLTPHDLVAFSKLGGLSVSTLAPFDRRASGTLLGEGVGVFVLRRLDDALSAGERVYAVLRGIGAASDGRGKSLMAPNSRGQVLAMRRAYAQAGYAPSSVQYVECHATGTILGDVTEFQSLKEVFGGQLAAGSVRLGGVKELTGHLQAAAGAAGLMKATLALHHKVLLPQHSFEESAEGIDLQQSPFYISNQGTPWPEVTQGLRRASVSAFSFGGINYHLTLEEFSQAYHSDLVRTLNAPQPAEPVAIVGLGGVFPQAGNAQELWENLLHKRCAIGEIPAERAPIDRYLDPTRQSKVRPYTNLAGYIVDGAWPQEQVRVPPKMASQIDRGHSWTMKAALQALSDVGASQRAVDPSRIGVVMGYLPPLEREFQTQARVYYAEFDARLAEQLRSHGVDDATAARLREVSERLYKSELPPITEDTLLGYLGSLSVGRVAHHLDLQGPMLMVESACASSLAALDIAMNQLRTRQCDQVLVGGMYASLGVDALSQCCSFGGLSQKGSFPFDARADGYITSEGAALIAVKRLSDAEAAGDRIYAVVRSVAGATDPKSASIWAPSSEGQVQAVRRAVEKAGVKPTEVQYVEGHGTGTPVGDPIEVQTYQAVYGRAPSDGKLLLGSVKSNVGHLNSGAGAVALTKVALALHHKQVPPNIGFENPNPRIPWEQVSFEVPTEARPWELEGPGLRRAGVTSFGLGGTSFHAVVEEYPSSPQKRPLQVRTPEPERAPYLGLSGTSREDILQQVGQWLQSLEREPGLELRGARGESSLPCRLAMTLPKGPAARKALERARTLLAGTGSPSLPEQGIFFYDSRDERQLHLGKVAAVFPGQGPQYANMLRELAAEYPVVARTLAEADQVFTSMTGEPLSRTFWVPPGTEDTYRQDDDTVHAAVFVANVALYRLIREQGIRVDVLLGQSAGEYAALVASGVLSFEHGLRAVYRRTLAVTRLPPSASGQMLSVSGDFDKLRQFLPQVGGYVTVAAENAPGQGIVAGEGRAVEAVARWCRENAFEVRVLPVSHAYHSRLIAGAIPVLRAELEQLPWNAPALPVLSSVHGRYYATVADARFMSRHLALQYVLPVRFGQHVRQLHDEGTRLFIEAGPKWSLTAFIQSTLKGLPYQAQASNHPKLGEVEQFHRLLAFGYAHRLCGQQVSR